In a genomic window of Anas acuta chromosome 9, bAnaAcu1.1, whole genome shotgun sequence:
- the CHRNG gene encoding acetylcholine receptor subunit gamma yields MGPDTLFWGIWGNGGNHFAPNPNSTPHQQHETPRELPSTPPPLRCWWRGGDRMGRGLPPTPPCPALLLGAADGVGDSCPIPLGARPRSSACRRPSGAPAPAPHGSAMRGLLLALCALAGVSCRNQEEKLLQDLMTNYNRHLRPALRGDQVIDVTLKLTLTNLISLNEREETLTTNVWIEMQWSDYRLRWDPEHYDNIQLLRVPSTMVWLPDIVLENNIDGTFEITLYTNVLVSPDGSIYWLPPAIYRSSCSIHVTYFPFDWQNCTMVFQSQTYSANEINLLLTVEEGQTVEWISIDPEAFTENGEWAIKHRPARKIINSGHFTPDDTQYQQVVFYLIIQRKPLFYIINIIVPCVLISSMAVLVYFLPAKAGGQKCTVSINVLLAQTVFLFLIAQKVPETSQAVPLIGKYLTFLMVVTVVIVVNAVIVLNVSLRTPNTHSMSQRVRQVWLHLLPRYLGMHMPEEAPGPPRASRRRSSLGLMVKADEYMLWKARTELLFEKQKERDGLMKTVLEKIGRGLDSGYAQDFCQSLEEAGPEIRACVDACNHIANATREQNDFSSENEEWILVGRVIDRVCFFIMASLFFCGTVGIFLMAHFNQAPALPFPGDPKPYLPQ; encoded by the exons ATGGGGCCAGACACCCTTTTCTGGGGGATATGGGGGAACGGAGGCAATCATTTTGCCCCCAACCCTAATTCCACACCCCACCAACAGCACGAAACGCCACGGGAGCTGCCCAGCACACCGCCACCACTCCGCTGctggtggagggggggggacaggatgggacgcgggctgcctcccacccctccctgccccgcattgctgctgggagcagctgacGGGGTTGGGGACAGCTGTCCCATCCCGCTGGGCGCCAGGCCCAGAAGCTCGGCGTGCAGGCGGCCGAGCggagccccagcccctgcgCCCCACGGCTCCGCCATGCGCGGCCTCCTCCTCGCCCTCTGCGCCCTGGCAG gTGTGAGCTGCAGGAACCAGGAGGAGAAGCTGCTCCAGGACCTGATGACCAACTACAACCGGCACCTGCGCCCGGCCCTGCGCGGAGACCAAGTCATCGATGTCACCCTCAAGCTCACCCTCACCAACCTCATCTCCCTG AACGAGCGGGAGGAGACCCTCACCACCAACGTCTGGATCGAGATG CAATGGTCCGATTACCGCCTGCGGTGGGACCCCGAGCACTACGACAACATCCAGCTGCTGCGGGTGCCCTCCACCATGGTCTGGCTGCCCGACATCGTCCTGGAGAACAA cattgACGGGACGTTCGAGATCACGCTCTACACCAACGTGCTGGTGTCCCCCGACGGCAGCATCTACTGGCTGCCCCCCGCCATCTACCgcagctcctgctccatccacgTCACCTACTTCCCCTTCGACTGGCAGAACTGCACCATGGTCTTCCA GTCCCAGACCTACAGCGCCAACGAAATCAACCTGCTGCTGACGGTGGAGGAAGGGCAGACCGTGGAGTGGATCTCCATCGACCCCGAAGCCTTCACAG AGAACGGCGAGTGGGCCATCAAGCACCGCCCCGCGCGGAAAATCATCAATTCGGGGCATTTCACCCCAGACGACACCCAGTACCAGCAGGTGGTCTTCTACCTCATCATCCAGCGCAAGCCCCTCTTCTACATCATCAACATCATCGTGCCCTGCGTCCTCATCTCCTCCATGGCCGTGCTCGTCTACTTTCTGCCTGCCAAAG CGGGCGGGCAGAAATGCACCGTCTCCATCAACGTGCTCCTGGCCCAGACCgttttcctcttcctcatcgCCCAGAAGGTGCCCGAGACCTCCCAGGCGGTGCCGCTCATCGGGAA GTACCTGACCTTCCTCATGGTGGTGACGGTGGTGATCGTGGTGAACGCCGTCATCGTCCTCAACGTCTCGCTGAGAACGCCCAACACTCACTCCATGTCCCAGAGGGTGCGCCAG GTGTggctgcacctcctgccccgTTACCTGGGCATGCACATGCCGGAGGAGGCACCGGGGCCGCCGCGAGCCTCCCGGCGACGCAGCTCCTTGGGGCTGATGGTGAAAGCCGACGAGTACATGCTGTGGAAAGCCCGGACCGAGCTGCTCTTCGAGAAGCAGAAGGAGAGGGATGGGCTGATGAAAACCGTGCTGGAGAAGATCG GCCGCGGGCTGGATAGCGGCTACGCTCAGGACTTCTGccagagcctggaggaggcaggCCCCGAGATCCGGGCTTGTGTCGACGCCTGCAACCACATCGCCAACGCCACGCGGGAGCAGAACGATTTCAGCAGC GAGAACGAGGAGTGGATCCTGGTGGGGCGGGTGATCGACCGCGTCTGCTTCTTCATCATGgcctccctcttcttctgcgGCACCGTCGGCATCTTCCTCATGGCTCACTTCAACCAGGCGCCCGCCCTGCCCTTCCCCGGGGACCCCAAACCGTACCTGCCCCAGTAA